The genomic region TAATAAATAAAAAAATAATGAGAAATGTTAAAAATTAGACATTTACTCATTATTTGTTATTAATTTATGTTCTGAAGTCAGGATATACTAAGAATTAATTGTTATTCCTAAAAATACTGTTTTAAAAATAAGGTGAGGAACTGATCTAATTAATCGTTCCTCACCTTAATTTAATAAGTATTATATAGAATTAGACTTTTCTAGAACTGGTCCATATAACCTTCCCTAATAAGTTTATAATCACCTGTTTCAGTATTTAAATCATAGATATTAAAATTTGTACGAATGTCATATCCATCAGAGTGAATTGCAAAATTTAGTGACGCAGACCCCTCTTCACCGCTTTGAATTCGATGAAAGACGTTACAAGGCCAAACTAATACATTACCGCCTTCAAATAGTAACTCTCCGTTTTTGTATATTTTATCAGGATATACTGTAAAAGATTCTACTTTTCCATGTTCTTTTGTAAATAATTCAACATGACGTTTTCCATGTAATACAATTAAATTATCTGCTTGGAACGGATGCATATACCAAGGACGTTCCACACTACCAACAGAACTAGGGGAGATAGCATTGTCTTGATGGATTACTCTATCAATAGAGCTAATTTTAGATAAAGCATCAATTGGAAATAAATCGAAAACAACACCCTGGGTCTTTCTAAATGGTTTTAATTTTATAATTCTATAAAAATTTGCAACTTCTTCTATGATTTGCATTTCAAGCCCCCTCTTATAATCTTGTATCTATACTATAATAATTGTATTAATATAACAAGTGAGTTATGTAATCTATGGAAACTAAAATATTTCGTCTACATGGAAATAATTGAAAGAGTTGAAGTTGAAAATATTATAGTTATGTTGAAATAAAGGTTTTAAAGTGATAAAGTTTGTATATAGGATAGTCAAATAATGGTATATACAGGAGGAGCTTATATGGAAAACAACAGGATAAATGACATATCATTTATTGGCGAGTTTTTGGACAAGGAACTCGAAAGTGAATTTTTTGAGTATGATATGCAGAGATATTCGAAAGTTCTAGGACCTGTTGCACTTGTTTTTGGATTAATATATATGCTTTTTTTAATATCAGATTACTTTGCACTTACAGATCAATTTTCTTTCAACGTTATTCTAATGATTAGAATAATGTTTTTAGTATTGTCAGTTGTTGTCTCAATACAATTTAAAAGGATAAATAACTATTCTAATCTAGCTCTTTTTATTACTGCATATGAAATGGTTGCTATTACAGGCTTTCTACTAATAATGCACTATTACGAAACCTTAACGATTTTATCGTTTTTCAGTGTGATGGTAATGACATTAGCTATCTACATTATACCTAATAAGCTATTTTACTCCCAATTAGTCTCCATTTTCTTGAGCATATCATTTTATCTGTTTAATATTAAGCATGTAACGGGTATAGAGAATTCCGAGTTCATAAAAATAATTGCATATAACCTTATAGTACTTATGTATTGTAATATTGGTTCATATCTTACGAATTATTATAAAAGAAAGCAATTCGTTGATAGCAAAGAATTACAAAAAGCTTCTATAACTGATTACATGACTGGTATATATAATAGGGCGAAATTTAGTGAGCAGTTAAATTATTTGGTTGATGACTGCAATGGTAGTAAAAGCTTACTTTCTCTTGTAATATTTGATATTGATGATTTTAAAAAAGTTAACGATACCTATGGACATTTAGTTGGTGATAGTGTTATTAAAAAAATAGCAGCTATAATAAAGAATTCAATAAGAAGTACAGATATATTTGCAAGATGGGGTGGGGATGAGTTTGTAATGCTACTACCCAATACTAGTATTAATCAGGCAATGGATATGATAGAGAGAATAAGGGTACGTATACAAGACAATGACTTTGAAAAAATAAAGCACATTACATGTAGCTTTGGATTAGTAGAATTGAGGAGTAATGAAACTGTTGAATCATTTTTACAAAGAGCTGACAACCTACTATATAATGCTAAGGAAAGTGGTAAAAACATGTTAGTTTATGAATCTCCTATAACAGATGGGCAAGTGTATAAAGAATCATTACAAGTAGACTCGGCTTCTTAAATATTTCTTTTTAATTTGGAGGATACATATGAATATAACCGTATTAGCATCTGTCAAAGATGTAAATGAAAAGATTATTCTAAATAAAAATGTAGTTGTAATCGATGTTCTTCGTGCTACTTCTGTAATAGTCACAGCCTTAGCTAATAGAGCTAGACAAATAATGCCTTTTGAGTCAATTGAAGAAGCGAAGGAACATTATAAAGCAAATGAATTATTAGCTATATTATGTGGTGAGAGAAGTGCTAAAATAGTTGAGGGTTTTCATTTTGGGAATTCTCCATTAGATTTTATAGAAGATAATGTGAGTAATAAAATTATTATTCAAACTACTTCGAATGGAACGAGGACAATTAAAGCCTGTGAAAAAGGACGCCGTATATATATTGCTGCACTTATAAATGCCAAAGCTATTGCAGATCAGTTAATTAAAGATAATATGGGCACAGTTATTGTTTGCTCTGGTACTAATGATCAGTACTCGATGGATGATGCCATTTGCGCTGGTATGATTGTTTCTTTAATCGAAAATAAAGTTAAAATTTCTATGAATGATTTAGGTTGGGCAGTAAAAGAGATATATGAACATAATAAAGGAGATTTATATTCTTTTTTAGCCAAAACATGTTCTCATTTTAATTTATTAAAGCAAAATGGATTTGAGGAAGACCTACATTACTGTCTTCAAACAAATATATATGACATAGTACCGGTCTATCATGAGGGAAATATTAGGATAATAGATGGTAAATAGTAGATTTGTTCTTTAAAAAATAAAAGGAATGGATATATGTTTAGCATATATAACCATTCCTCAGATTCTAGTAATAGCTTAAAGAAGCGTTATTTTTTACAATATTAAAAGCTTTTCTAACTGCAGGTATAGAAACTAATAAAGCGCTTGCTATACCTTCAACTCCTACATAAGAAAAGTTGTACCAGGCTGAATAAACAACTGGATTCCATCCCTCTGGTGCATAAGAAGCAAAGAAAATAATTCCTGATAGAAAATGACAGATAAACCTTCCTAAACTACCAATTAAAATCCCTTTAGCTAGTCCATATTTATGGTTTGCGAAAATTCCCGATAATCCTAAGGCACCAAAGGCCAGGGGATAATCTAGAAGTAGTTGAATTGGATGCATTACCCATCCACCAAGTACTAATTGAACTAGTCCATAAACAGTTCCAACCATAAGTCCTGATTTCAAACCAAAAAAGTATCCGATTGCAATAATAAATAGCATACTAAAAGGCGTTAAACTTCCACCT from Serpentinicella alkaliphila harbors:
- a CDS encoding GGDEF domain-containing protein; the encoded protein is MENNRINDISFIGEFLDKELESEFFEYDMQRYSKVLGPVALVFGLIYMLFLISDYFALTDQFSFNVILMIRIMFLVLSVVVSIQFKRINNYSNLALFITAYEMVAITGFLLIMHYYETLTILSFFSVMVMTLAIYIIPNKLFYSQLVSIFLSISFYLFNIKHVTGIENSEFIKIIAYNLIVLMYCNIGSYLTNYYKRKQFVDSKELQKASITDYMTGIYNRAKFSEQLNYLVDDCNGSKSLLSLVIFDIDDFKKVNDTYGHLVGDSVIKKIAAIIKNSIRSTDIFARWGGDEFVMLLPNTSINQAMDMIERIRVRIQDNDFEKIKHITCSFGLVELRSNETVESFLQRADNLLYNAKESGKNMLVYESPITDGQVYKESLQVDSAS
- a CDS encoding 2-phosphosulfolactate phosphatase, which produces MNITVLASVKDVNEKIILNKNVVVIDVLRATSVIVTALANRARQIMPFESIEEAKEHYKANELLAILCGERSAKIVEGFHFGNSPLDFIEDNVSNKIIIQTTSNGTRTIKACEKGRRIYIAALINAKAIADQLIKDNMGTVIVCSGTNDQYSMDDAICAGMIVSLIENKVKISMNDLGWAVKEIYEHNKGDLYSFLAKTCSHFNLLKQNGFEEDLHYCLQTNIYDIVPVYHEGNIRIIDGK
- the thiT gene encoding energy-coupled thiamine transporter ThiT; amino-acid sequence: MFKEFQRLLAEGDLQGIISSILGQIMIGILALIILFIAVTRGRDKNRRMRIRVLTYSALAIAASLALSQIKFIQMPQGGSLTPFSMLFIIAIGYFFGLKSGLMVGTVYGLVQLVLGGWVMHPIQLLLDYPLAFGALGLSGIFANHKYGLAKGILIGSLGRFICHFLSGIIFFASYAPEGWNPVVYSAWYNFSYVGVEGIASALLVSIPAVRKAFNIVKNNASLSYY